One genomic region from Parerythrobacter aestuarii encodes:
- the alr gene encoding alanine racemase produces the protein MAIAPPTPTLRLDIDHEALAANWRKLDRLSGGARAGAAVKADCYGLGVDTCVPVLRDAGARDFFVAHWSEVEPVLKHVPAEQLSVLHGPNTAEEAAYAIATGVRPVINSLHQAKVWKEAGNGVCQLMVDTGIHRLGIRPEDVGNPAIAALDVDVLMSHLSSADEDVAANSNQLSSFKSVLGQVAARKASLANSAGIGLGSDFAFDLTRPGLALYGGIPRPELANDIRQVAFPKAALIQLASLRAGESVGYNGEFTATADMQVGTVSLGYADGFLRSWGGKGNTLRHEGRALAILGKVSMDMVVVDVSAAPELEVGDWLDVPYHLPEASHASGLSQYELLTVLGQRFLR, from the coding sequence ATGGCCATCGCCCCCCCAACACCAACCTTGCGGCTCGATATCGACCACGAGGCGCTGGCTGCCAATTGGCGCAAGCTCGATCGCCTGTCCGGCGGTGCCCGCGCAGGGGCCGCCGTGAAGGCCGATTGCTACGGACTTGGAGTAGACACCTGTGTCCCGGTATTGCGTGATGCCGGAGCGCGCGACTTCTTCGTCGCCCACTGGAGCGAAGTAGAACCGGTCCTGAAACATGTCCCGGCGGAGCAGCTTTCAGTTCTGCATGGGCCGAACACCGCCGAAGAAGCCGCCTACGCCATTGCCACCGGGGTCCGTCCGGTGATCAATTCGCTGCACCAGGCCAAAGTATGGAAGGAAGCCGGCAACGGTGTGTGCCAGCTCATGGTGGACACCGGCATCCACCGGCTCGGGATCAGGCCGGAAGACGTCGGCAATCCCGCCATTGCCGCGCTCGATGTCGACGTCCTGATGTCGCACCTATCCTCGGCCGACGAAGACGTCGCGGCAAATTCGAACCAGCTATCGTCTTTCAAGTCAGTCTTGGGGCAGGTTGCAGCTCGCAAGGCGAGTCTCGCCAATAGCGCCGGAATTGGGCTGGGGAGCGATTTTGCCTTCGATCTGACCCGCCCGGGGCTAGCGCTCTATGGCGGCATCCCTCGTCCGGAACTCGCCAACGACATTCGACAGGTCGCCTTTCCCAAAGCCGCACTCATACAGCTTGCCAGTCTGAGGGCCGGAGAAAGCGTCGGCTACAATGGCGAATTCACCGCTACTGCCGACATGCAGGTCGGCACGGTCTCGCTTGGCTATGCCGACGGCTTCCTGCGCAGCTGGGGCGGCAAGGGCAACACGCTACGACACGAAGGCCGCGCACTCGCGATCCTTGGCAAGGTCTCGATGGACATGGTGGTAGTCGACGTCTCAGCTGCGCCGGAGCTCGAGGTAGGTGACTGGCTCGATGTTCCCTACCACTTGCCCGAAGCCTCTCATGCGAGCGGACTGTCACAGTATGAGCTTCTCACCGTTCTTGGGCAAAGATTCCTGCGCTGA
- the phaR gene encoding polyhydroxyalkanoate synthesis repressor PhaR — protein MAKKNASEGDTVVIKKYANRRLYNTQSSSYITLDDLAAMTREGVDFQVVDAKSGDDITHTILTQIIMEEETSGKQMLPVSFLRDIISMYGNSMQAMMPSYLEASMQNLRQNREKLQEAFRDGLAANPLTKIHETNMAMMRAMGEAFIPGGKSVSKSAAKDEELAALKQQMAEMQKKLDELGK, from the coding sequence ATGGCCAAGAAAAACGCGAGCGAAGGCGACACCGTCGTCATCAAGAAATACGCCAACCGTCGCCTCTACAATACCCAGAGCTCGAGCTACATCACGCTGGACGATCTGGCCGCGATGACACGCGAAGGGGTCGATTTTCAGGTCGTGGATGCCAAATCGGGCGATGACATTACCCACACGATCCTGACTCAGATCATCATGGAAGAGGAAACCAGTGGCAAGCAGATGCTGCCGGTCAGCTTCCTGCGCGACATTATCTCGATGTATGGCAATTCGATGCAGGCCATGATGCCGAGCTACCTCGAAGCCAGCATGCAGAACCTCCGCCAGAATCGCGAGAAGCTGCAGGAGGCCTTTCGCGATGGTCTCGCCGCCAATCCGCTGACGAAGATCCACGAAACCAACATGGCGATGATGCGGGCCATGGGCGAAGCGTTTATCCCGGGCGGGAAATCCGTTTCCAAGTCGGCAGCCAAGGACGAAGAGCTGGCTGCGCTAAAGCAACAAATGGCTGAAATGCAGAAGAAGCTGGACGAGTTGGGCAAATAG
- the proS gene encoding proline--tRNA ligase, with protein sequence MTNIRHALNVKREDDFAAWYQAVISEAGLAEESGVRGCMVIKPWGYGIWERIQRLLDDRIKATGHDNAYFPLLIPLSNFEREAEHVDGFAKEMAVVTHHRLIAGPDGGLIPDPEAKLEEPLVVRPTSETIIGDAMARWIQSWRDLPLKLNQWANVMRWEMRTRMFLRTSEFLWQEGHTAHATAEEAKEHTLTMLEVYRAHAEEDLSLPVIAGEKPENERFPGAVETWSIEAMMQDGKALQAGTSHYLGTNFAEASGIKYQAKEGGEQYCHTTSWGVSTRMIGGVIMTHGDDDGLRVPPKIAPWQVVILPMLREKPEDEALLAYCRDLHAKLAAESALGEPVRVLLDDKPGKAAAKRWDWVRKGAPLIIEVGGRDMENGVVSLLRRDQLWDLETGKPAFQSPTPGQLADNVAPLLGEIQASLFGEAQARRNRNVVGGCTSFDQIREYFSEDRKFPGWVEVQWSKPTGAALEKVVEQLKELKLTIRNVPMNAPDTTGTCIFTGEPAVEWIYIAKAY encoded by the coding sequence GTGACGAACATCCGCCACGCCCTCAACGTCAAGCGTGAGGACGATTTTGCCGCCTGGTACCAGGCTGTCATTTCCGAAGCCGGGTTGGCCGAGGAATCGGGTGTGCGCGGCTGCATGGTCATCAAGCCTTGGGGCTATGGTATCTGGGAGCGCATCCAGCGCCTGCTCGATGATCGGATCAAGGCGACCGGGCACGACAATGCCTATTTCCCGCTTCTGATCCCGCTCTCGAATTTCGAGCGCGAGGCCGAGCATGTCGATGGCTTTGCCAAGGAAATGGCTGTCGTCACTCACCACCGCCTGATCGCCGGCCCGGATGGCGGACTGATTCCCGATCCCGAGGCCAAGCTGGAAGAACCGCTGGTTGTCCGCCCGACCTCGGAGACAATCATCGGCGATGCCATGGCGCGCTGGATCCAGAGTTGGCGGGACCTGCCGCTGAAACTCAACCAGTGGGCCAATGTGATGCGCTGGGAAATGCGTACCCGCATGTTCCTGCGCACGAGTGAGTTCCTGTGGCAGGAAGGGCATACCGCCCACGCCACTGCCGAAGAGGCCAAGGAGCATACGCTGACCATGCTCGAGGTCTATCGCGCGCATGCCGAGGAAGACTTGTCGCTGCCGGTGATCGCTGGCGAGAAGCCGGAGAACGAGCGTTTCCCCGGCGCTGTCGAGACGTGGTCGATCGAAGCCATGATGCAGGACGGCAAGGCGCTGCAGGCCGGCACCAGCCACTATCTCGGTACCAATTTCGCCGAGGCATCGGGCATCAAGTACCAGGCCAAGGAAGGCGGCGAACAATACTGCCACACCACCAGCTGGGGCGTTTCGACCCGCATGATCGGCGGCGTCATCATGACCCATGGCGACGACGACGGGCTGCGCGTTCCGCCGAAGATCGCGCCGTGGCAGGTGGTGATCCTGCCGATGCTGCGCGAGAAGCCCGAAGACGAAGCGTTGCTCGCCTATTGCCGCGACCTCCATGCCAAGCTGGCGGCTGAAAGCGCGCTGGGCGAACCCGTGCGCGTGCTGCTGGACGACAAGCCCGGCAAGGCTGCGGCCAAGCGCTGGGATTGGGTCCGCAAGGGCGCACCCCTGATCATCGAGGTCGGCGGGCGTGACATGGAAAATGGTGTCGTCAGCCTGCTCCGCCGCGACCAGCTGTGGGACCTGGAAACGGGCAAGCCTGCCTTCCAGTCACCAACGCCGGGGCAATTGGCTGACAATGTCGCGCCGCTGCTGGGCGAGATCCAGGCTAGCCTGTTCGGCGAGGCGCAGGCCCGCCGCAACCGGAATGTCGTGGGTGGCTGCACCTCTTTCGACCAGATCCGGGAGTATTTCAGCGAGGATCGCAAGTTCCCCGGCTGGGTCGAAGTGCAGTGGTCCAAGCCCACTGGAGCAGCGCTTGAGAAGGTTGTCGAGCAGCTCAAGGAGCTGAAACTCACCATCCGCAACGTCCCGATGAATGCGCCGGATACCACCGGGACCTGCATTTTCACCGGCGAGCCGGCCGTTGAGTGGATCTATATCGCCAAGGCTTACTGA
- a CDS encoding DUF805 domain-containing protein — protein sequence MLGAIRYNLANLANFSGRDSRQTFWYFMLFIIVVQFGLGMIASIPSYIEMFSNAFEAAQGGADEAEMQAAMASEMGGMMRTQMNIAVVSGLVSTVLFSAAFVRRLHDSGKPGWFLLLALVPHLGALAYSVTQIDHLVEIMQQVMSASDPGQAMAMQQQIYAYSAVGYVGYIVVAIFGIMKSDPGPNAYGEEPVRF from the coding sequence ATGCTCGGAGCGATTAGATACAATCTCGCCAACCTCGCCAACTTCAGCGGTCGGGATTCCCGCCAGACTTTCTGGTACTTCATGCTGTTCATCATTGTGGTCCAGTTCGGACTGGGCATGATTGCATCAATCCCGAGCTACATCGAGATGTTCTCCAACGCGTTTGAGGCAGCGCAGGGCGGGGCCGACGAAGCGGAAATGCAGGCTGCCATGGCTAGCGAGATGGGCGGCATGATGCGCACTCAGATGAACATCGCGGTCGTCTCAGGACTGGTGTCGACCGTTTTGTTCAGCGCTGCTTTTGTCCGACGGCTGCACGATTCTGGCAAACCCGGCTGGTTCCTGCTGCTGGCCCTAGTGCCGCACCTTGGCGCGCTTGCCTACAGTGTCACGCAGATCGACCACCTCGTTGAAATCATGCAGCAAGTCATGAGTGCTAGCGATCCCGGCCAAGCGATGGCCATGCAGCAGCAAATCTATGCCTACAGCGCGGTCGGCTATGTCGGTTACATCGTTGTCGCAATCTTCGGGATCATGAAATCCGATCCCGGCCCGAATGCCTATGGTGAAGAGCCTGTGCGCTTCTGA
- a CDS encoding M28 family peptidase, giving the protein MKKLALAPVALIAAPLAAQDHPADNVSADRLKADVERLVAFGTRHTLSEQDNPERGIGAAVDWGADQFRAISEKCGGCLEVVLPERMVQGRRIPEPVRLRNAVAIQKGTDRPMEVVIVQGHIDSRATDPFDWQSDAPGANDDGSGTALVIEAARVLTGKRYPTTIIYALLSGEEQGLYGGRLLADWVESQGYTVKAVLNNDVVGNSCGSDGYCDADNVRVFSEGPRADLTEALRAAQRREGGENDSPGRNLSRWLDGLADTAEGGLNVRQIWRTDRMGRGGDQIPFLEKGYPAVRITVAVEDYEHQHQDLRVEDGVTYGDTVDEMDFSYLAKVTQLNVRALDRLAQAPMPPAPTVQAAVLTYSELEWGPVQGADSYRVYMRRTDEAAWPAEPAAIDTLDPDDEASFAVSSIGWVFDGIRGDDWFFGVSACNGDICSPVASAVPAGAFAPIAKEEGDSE; this is encoded by the coding sequence ATGAAGAAACTCGCACTCGCCCCCGTCGCCCTCATCGCCGCCCCGCTCGCCGCACAGGATCATCCAGCGGACAATGTGTCAGCCGATCGTCTCAAGGCAGACGTGGAACGCCTGGTTGCTTTCGGCACGCGCCACACGCTTTCGGAACAGGATAACCCGGAACGCGGGATCGGCGCTGCTGTCGATTGGGGCGCAGACCAGTTTCGCGCTATCTCCGAGAAGTGCGGTGGATGTCTGGAAGTCGTCTTGCCAGAGCGGATGGTACAGGGACGCCGCATCCCCGAGCCCGTCCGGTTGCGCAATGCGGTGGCCATCCAGAAGGGCACTGATCGCCCCATGGAAGTCGTCATCGTACAGGGACATATCGATAGCCGCGCCACCGATCCCTTTGACTGGCAAAGCGATGCCCCTGGCGCGAACGACGATGGCTCGGGTACGGCCCTGGTTATCGAAGCAGCGCGGGTTCTGACCGGTAAGCGTTATCCCACCACCATCATCTATGCGCTCCTCTCTGGCGAGGAGCAGGGCCTCTATGGTGGCCGCCTGCTGGCCGACTGGGTCGAGAGCCAAGGCTATACCGTCAAGGCCGTGCTCAACAACGATGTCGTCGGCAACAGCTGCGGCAGCGACGGATATTGCGATGCCGACAATGTCCGCGTCTTCTCCGAGGGGCCGCGTGCCGATCTGACCGAGGCCTTGCGGGCCGCGCAGCGCCGCGAAGGCGGTGAAAACGACAGTCCCGGCCGTAACCTCTCACGCTGGCTGGACGGACTGGCAGATACGGCGGAAGGCGGCCTCAACGTTCGCCAGATATGGCGGACAGATCGCATGGGGCGGGGCGGGGACCAGATCCCGTTCCTCGAAAAAGGCTATCCAGCAGTGCGCATCACTGTCGCCGTCGAAGACTATGAACACCAGCACCAGGATCTCCGAGTGGAAGACGGGGTCACCTACGGCGACACCGTTGACGAAATGGACTTCTCCTATCTCGCCAAGGTGACACAGCTCAATGTGCGGGCACTTGATCGTCTGGCACAGGCACCGATGCCACCTGCGCCAACGGTCCAGGCAGCTGTGCTCACCTATTCCGAGTTGGAATGGGGCCCCGTGCAAGGCGCGGATTCCTATCGTGTCTATATGCGCCGGACTGACGAGGCGGCCTGGCCGGCTGAACCCGCTGCAATCGACACGCTCGATCCGGACGATGAGGCTTCGTTTGCCGTTTCCTCCATCGGCTGGGTGTTCGATGGGATCCGCGGCGACGATTGGTTCTTTGGCGTCAGCGCATGCAACGGCGATATTTGCAGCCCGGTCGCCAGCGCCGTCCCTGCCGGTGCATTCGCGCCCATCGCCAAGGAAGAGGGTGACAGCGAGTAA
- the rnr gene encoding ribonuclease R — protein sequence MAKRPLKRPEGLPSREQVLEFIQTSDTPAGKREIAKAFGLKGQEKIALKRLLKDMAEEGLIDGKKTAYHRMGGIPKVTVLRVVEIEDGEPVAEPDNWNPESGDKPPRLVLVEVKRGRGAKGMPALKRGDRVLARTEETDKGWRAFPMKKLPARTEGMMGVIELDGSGKPWLAPVDKRIRNSVHVVDLGQAEAGQLVLAEQAGKSPRSGVRVVEVYGDPLAPRSFSLIAIAKHGIPHIFPEEAIDEAGRAAKLPLSEDKREDLRNVPILAIDPADARDYDDAIWAEPDREGGFKAIIAIADVSFYVRPGGALDREARKRGNSVYFPDRVVPMLPEVLSADVCSLRHGEDRAAMACHLKVSGEGKVTSWRFTRAVVRLTHNIPYEKAQEAIDDGSASQELQNLWACWKALAKARHERDPLELEIPERRVMLDDKGRIADIAVRERLDAHRVVEDFMIAANVAAAKALEAKTAPVVYRIHEPPNREKLIALRDYLATQGRKLALGQVVTPTLFNRFLKDVSDDAERTLLMEAVLRSQTQAYYGPKNAGHFGLALGSYAHFTSPIRRYSDLLVHRALVDAYGLEQPKPSNGLPDFSGLSDRDRDDLQQVSDAISTTERRAMEAERDTIDRYVASFLSQHVGQVFQTRITGVQSFGFFATIQDLGGDGLVPVSTLGREYFRHDEAAQALIGEDSGTRYEVGQRLELKLAEANPLTGALKFEPVDAQGDPIEPRGHRTPPRKKGKFVQGKRGRPGNIRHQGKRRK from the coding sequence ATGGCCAAACGCCCACTCAAACGCCCCGAAGGCCTGCCGTCCCGCGAGCAGGTGCTCGAGTTCATCCAGACCTCCGACACCCCCGCCGGCAAGCGCGAGATTGCCAAGGCGTTCGGGCTCAAGGGGCAGGAAAAGATCGCGCTCAAGCGGCTGCTCAAGGACATGGCCGAGGAAGGCCTGATCGACGGCAAGAAAACCGCCTATCACCGGATGGGCGGCATCCCCAAGGTCACTGTCCTGCGGGTCGTCGAGATCGAGGATGGCGAGCCTGTGGCAGAGCCCGACAACTGGAACCCGGAATCGGGCGACAAGCCGCCGCGTCTGGTTTTGGTCGAGGTCAAGCGCGGTCGTGGGGCCAAGGGCATGCCGGCGCTCAAGCGGGGCGACCGTGTGCTTGCCCGCACCGAGGAAACCGACAAGGGCTGGCGCGCTTTTCCGATGAAGAAGCTGCCCGCCCGCACCGAGGGCATGATGGGCGTGATCGAGCTCGATGGCAGCGGCAAGCCGTGGCTTGCCCCGGTCGACAAGCGCATCCGCAATTCGGTGCATGTGGTCGATCTTGGCCAGGCCGAGGCCGGGCAATTGGTGCTGGCCGAGCAGGCGGGCAAGTCGCCGCGTTCGGGCGTGCGGGTGGTCGAGGTCTATGGCGACCCGCTCGCCCCGCGCAGCTTCAGCCTGATCGCCATCGCCAAGCACGGCATTCCTCACATCTTCCCCGAGGAAGCCATCGATGAGGCCGGACGCGCAGCAAAACTGCCGCTGAGCGAGGACAAGCGCGAGGACCTGCGCAACGTTCCGATCCTCGCCATCGATCCTGCCGATGCCCGCGACTATGACGATGCCATCTGGGCCGAGCCCGACAGGGAGGGCGGCTTCAAAGCCATCATCGCCATTGCCGACGTCAGCTTCTACGTCCGTCCCGGTGGAGCGCTTGATCGCGAGGCCCGCAAGCGTGGCAATTCGGTCTATTTCCCCGATCGCGTCGTGCCCATGCTGCCGGAGGTGCTAAGCGCCGATGTCTGCTCACTGCGGCATGGCGAGGATCGCGCGGCGATGGCTTGCCACCTCAAGGTCTCAGGCGAAGGGAAGGTGACGTCATGGCGTTTCACCCGCGCCGTCGTGCGCCTGACGCACAACATCCCCTATGAAAAGGCGCAAGAGGCGATCGACGATGGTTCTGCCAGCCAGGAGCTACAGAACCTGTGGGCCTGCTGGAAGGCACTCGCCAAGGCCCGTCATGAGCGCGACCCGTTGGAGCTGGAGATCCCCGAACGACGCGTGATGCTCGATGACAAGGGTCGCATCGCCGATATCGCCGTGCGCGAACGGCTCGATGCGCACCGCGTGGTCGAGGACTTCATGATCGCGGCCAATGTCGCTGCAGCCAAGGCTCTGGAGGCCAAGACCGCACCGGTGGTCTATCGCATCCACGAGCCACCCAACCGTGAGAAACTGATCGCCTTGCGCGACTACCTCGCCACGCAGGGCCGCAAGCTGGCGCTGGGGCAGGTCGTCACGCCGACGCTTTTCAACCGCTTTCTCAAGGATGTATCGGACGATGCTGAGAGAACATTGCTGATGGAAGCGGTATTGCGCAGCCAGACGCAGGCCTACTACGGGCCGAAGAATGCCGGGCATTTCGGGCTGGCGCTTGGCTCCTACGCCCACTTTACCTCGCCGATCCGCCGCTATTCCGACCTGCTGGTGCACCGCGCGCTGGTCGATGCCTATGGGCTCGAGCAGCCCAAGCCGAGCAACGGTTTGCCCGATTTCTCAGGACTTTCCGATCGGGATCGCGACGACCTCCAGCAAGTCTCCGACGCCATCAGCACCACTGAACGGCGCGCGATGGAGGCCGAACGGGATACCATCGACCGCTATGTTGCCTCCTTCCTGTCGCAGCATGTCGGTCAGGTCTTCCAGACCCGCATCACGGGTGTCCAGAGCTTCGGCTTTTTTGCGACGATCCAGGACCTTGGCGGCGATGGCCTTGTTCCCGTCTCAACACTGGGACGTGAGTATTTCCGGCATGACGAAGCCGCGCAGGCACTGATCGGTGAGGATAGCGGGACCCGCTACGAAGTCGGACAGCGGCTCGAACTGAAGCTCGCCGAAGCCAATCCGTTGACCGGTGCACTAAAGTTCGAACCTGTCGATGCCCAGGGTGACCCGATCGAACCGCGCGGCCATCGCACGCCGCCGCGCAAGAAAGGCAAGTTCGTCCAGGGCAAGCGTGGTCGGCCCGGCAATATCCGCCACCAGGGCAAACGGCGGAAATAA
- a CDS encoding universal stress protein, with protein sequence MRVFLVIIDETEEALKALRWASRRAVAVDGVVHILALVQPQNFNAFGSIQATIEQEARDRAEAVASSAAGSILAESGNMPQITVKVGEGKKVIAEYLEEHPEVHALVLAAGEQSSGPLVMHFSESASTLPCPLFIVPGGFTNEDIDRVT encoded by the coding sequence TTGCGCGTATTCCTGGTGATCATCGACGAGACCGAAGAAGCGCTCAAGGCGCTGCGCTGGGCTTCGCGCCGGGCCGTCGCCGTCGATGGCGTGGTGCATATCCTGGCCCTGGTCCAGCCACAGAACTTCAATGCTTTCGGCAGCATCCAGGCGACCATCGAACAGGAAGCGCGCGACCGGGCCGAAGCTGTCGCGAGCAGCGCTGCCGGCTCGATACTCGCCGAAAGCGGCAACATGCCTCAGATCACCGTCAAGGTGGGTGAAGGCAAGAAGGTGATCGCTGAATATCTCGAAGAGCATCCGGAAGTTCACGCGCTGGTACTTGCCGCTGGCGAGCAAAGCTCGGGCCCGTTGGTGATGCATTTCAGCGAGAGTGCTTCGACCCTGCCTTGCCCGTTGTTCATCGTCCCGGGTGGGTTCACCAACGAGGATATCGACCGCGTGACCTGA
- a CDS encoding pyruvate dehydrogenase complex dihydrolipoamide acetyltransferase, producing MPTQIKMPALSPTMEEGTLAKWLVKVGDTISAGDIMAEIETDKATMEFEAVDEGTVAQILIDEGSENVKVGEVIMILAEEGEDVEDAKGAAPASAPAPAPTPAPAPAPAPAKEEAAQPAPAPSTAPSDKPSGDRVIASPLAKRIAEQRGLDLSTIKGSGPNGRIVKADVEGAKAGAPAAAQAAAPAPAKPASLGGDLDAPYEAQKLNNVRKVIARRLTEAKQTIPHIYLTVDVRLDALLKLRSQLNASLEADGVKLSVNDLLIKALARALQRVPKCNVSFQGDELFEYSRQDISVAVAAPSGLITPIIRDAGRKGLAQISTEMKELAGKAKDGKLQPHEFQGGTASLSNLGMFGTKQFDAVINPPQAMILAVGAGEQRPWVEDGQIVPATVMSATGSFDHRAIDGADGAQLMEAFKQLCENPMGLVV from the coding sequence ATGCCGACCCAGATCAAGATGCCCGCGCTTTCGCCCACCATGGAAGAAGGCACGCTCGCCAAATGGCTGGTCAAGGTCGGCGATACCATTAGCGCCGGCGACATCATGGCGGAGATCGAAACCGACAAGGCGACGATGGAGTTCGAGGCCGTTGACGAAGGGACTGTGGCACAGATCCTGATCGACGAGGGCAGCGAGAATGTGAAGGTTGGCGAGGTGATCATGATTCTCGCCGAAGAGGGTGAGGATGTGGAGGATGCGAAGGGGGCCGCGCCAGCGAGCGCGCCTGCCCCGGCACCAACGCCCGCACCAGCGCCCGCACCAGCGCCGGCCAAGGAGGAGGCTGCTCAGCCTGCGCCTGCCCCATCAACTGCTCCCTCTGATAAGCCAAGCGGCGACCGCGTGATCGCTTCTCCTCTGGCGAAGCGTATTGCCGAGCAGAGAGGTCTCGACCTCTCGACCATCAAGGGCAGCGGCCCGAATGGCAGGATAGTGAAGGCCGATGTCGAAGGCGCAAAGGCTGGAGCGCCTGCAGCCGCCCAGGCAGCTGCTCCGGCCCCGGCCAAGCCTGCATCTCTCGGCGGCGATCTCGACGCGCCATACGAAGCGCAGAAGCTCAACAATGTCCGCAAGGTCATCGCCCGCCGCCTGACCGAGGCCAAGCAGACCATCCCGCATATCTATCTCACCGTGGACGTGCGGCTTGATGCGCTGCTCAAGCTGCGCAGCCAGCTCAATGCCTCGCTCGAGGCTGACGGGGTGAAGCTCTCGGTCAACGACCTGCTGATCAAGGCGCTGGCGCGTGCGCTGCAGCGCGTGCCCAAGTGCAATGTCAGCTTCCAGGGCGACGAGCTGTTCGAATATTCGCGGCAGGATATCTCCGTCGCGGTGGCCGCGCCTTCGGGCCTGATCACCCCGATCATCCGCGATGCGGGCCGCAAGGGCCTCGCCCAGATCAGCACCGAAATGAAGGAACTGGCGGGCAAGGCCAAGGACGGCAAGCTGCAGCCGCATGAATTCCAGGGCGGCACCGCCAGCCTCTCCAACCTCGGCATGTTCGGCACCAAGCAGTTCGACGCCGTGATCAACCCGCCGCAGGCGATGATCCTCGCGGTCGGCGCAGGCGAGCAGCGCCCGTGGGTCGAGGACGGCCAGATCGTCCCCGCCACCGTGATGAGCGCCACCGGCAGCTTCGACCACCGCGCGATTGACGGCGCGGACGGCGCGCAGCTGATGGAGGCGTTCAAGCAGCTATGCGAGAACCCGATGGGGCTGGTGGTATAA
- a CDS encoding acyl-CoA thioesterase has protein sequence MQSGELTIRATAMPTDLNPYGGVFGGWLMAQMALGAGSLASREGKGKAVVVSASDFAFPGAMAVGDELSVYCAIAATGTTSLTITAEAIARERNGEATTKVASGTFKFVLLDDNDRPRAVDAMATPLPKENDNG, from the coding sequence ATGCAATCTGGCGAGCTGACCATAAGGGCCACCGCCATGCCGACCGACCTCAACCCTTATGGCGGGGTGTTTGGCGGGTGGCTGATGGCGCAGATGGCGCTGGGCGCAGGTTCACTTGCCAGCCGCGAGGGGAAGGGCAAGGCGGTGGTCGTCTCGGCCAGCGATTTCGCCTTCCCCGGCGCGATGGCGGTAGGGGACGAGCTATCGGTTTACTGCGCCATCGCTGCCACCGGCACCACCTCGCTCACCATCACCGCCGAAGCCATCGCCCGCGAGCGCAATGGCGAGGCGACTACCAAGGTCGCCAGCGGCACATTCAAATTTGTCCTTCTCGATGACAATGACAGGCCGCGCGCAGTCGACGCGATGGCCACGCCTCTCCCCAAGGAAAATGACAATGGCTGA